In Leptidea sinapis chromosome 18, ilLepSina1.1, whole genome shotgun sequence, a genomic segment contains:
- the LOC126969649 gene encoding phosphomannomutase, whose product MIGRKNILFLFDVDGTLTKPRQVISNDLKEFLLNKVKPRVFIGLVSGSDYPKIVEQMGGEHVTNQFDYVFCENGVVHYSNGELKSSESILNFIGEKTLQSVINFSLGYMSQLELPAKRGNFIEFRSSMINMCPVGRSCSQAERDEFSKFDMEHKIRAKFVEALQAKFSETKLKFALGGQISVDVFPEGWDKTYCLQHVANENFDEIHFFGDKTMPGGNDYEIYNDERTISHKVISAEDTHNQLRQILNINI is encoded by the coding sequence atgataggacgaaaaaatattttatttctgttcGATGTTGATGGTACACTTACGAAACCACGGCAAGTGATTTCTAATGATCTTAAAGAGTTCCTTTTAAATAAAGTGAAACCTCGTGTATTTATAGGGTTGGTAAGTGGCTCTGATTACCCAAAAATCGTAGAACAAATGGGTGGTGAACATGTTACCAACCAATTTGATTACGTGTTCTGTGAGAATGGTGTGGTGCACTACAGCAATGGAGAACTAAAAAGCTCCGAAAgcatattaaatttcattggAGAGAAAACTCTACAAAGTGTGATCAATTTCTCCCTGGGTTATATGTCTCAACTTGAATTGCCGGCTAAGAGAGGCAATTTCATCGAATTTCGGTCAAGTATGATAAATATGTGCCCTGTAGGTCGCTCTTGTAGTCAGGCAGAGAGAGATGAGTTCAGCAAATTTGATATGGAGCATAAAATTAGAGCAAAATTTGTGGAAGCATTGCAAGCAAAATTTAGTGAAACCAAATTAAAATTTGCTCTTGGCGGGCAAATAAGTGTTGATGTATTTCCTGAAGGATGGGACAAAACATACTGTCTGCAGCATGTTGCCAATGAGAACTTTGATGAGATACATTTCTTTGGAGATAAAACAATGCCAGGTGGCAATGACTATGAGATATACAATGACGAGAGAACAATCAGTCACAAAGTAATCTCGGCAGAGGATACACACAATCAATTAAGACAAATacttaacataaatatataa
- the LOC126969646 gene encoding enoyl-CoA hydratase domain-containing protein 2, mitochondrial, translated as MFVRVNRFMGRSHYFKLLSTQVQSAEGANPVVLQKLTGEEKGIALYGLNSAKTKNVLGHDLIQSMREVNRILKEDTRISVIIIHSLVPGIFCAGANLKERFQMNDEEVASFVRELRQTLIEVEDLPMPTIAAIDGFALGGGLEFALACDIRVAAESAKLGLVETSRGILPGAGGTQRLPRVIHHNIAKELIFTSRIISGKEAKELGVVNHAVPQNSSNNAAYEKALGLAREINLNAPIALRCAKQAINEGVQLSIKEGYEVEQKCYELNIPTKDRIEGMVSFIEKRKPKYMGH; from the exons ATGTTTGTAAGAGTAAATAGATTTATGGGGAGATCTcactatttcaaattattatcaaCTCAAGTCCAAAGTGCAGAGGGAGCTAATCCGGTTGTACTTCAAAAGCTGACTGGTGAAGAAAAGGGCATTGCATTGTACGGTCTCAATAGCGCAAAAACTAAAAATGTACTTGGACATGATCTAATACAGTCAATGAGAGAGGTTAACAGGATTTTAAAGGAAGATACCAGAATTTCGGTTATCATCATTCACAGTCTTGTTCCAGGAATATTTTGTGCTG GAGCAAATTTAAAAGAGAGATTTCAAATGAATGATGAAGAAGTAGCTTCATTTGTACGTGAATTGAGACAGACTCTGATAGAGGTAGAAGATTTACCCATGCCAACAATAGCAGCCATTGATGGTTTTGCTCTTGGTGGTGGTTTAGAATTTGCTCTAGCTTGTGATATAAGAGTAGCAGCTGAATCAGCCAAGTTAGGTCTAGTTGAAACTAGCAGGGGCATTTTACCTGGCGCTGGTGGAACTCAAAGGCTGCCTCGAGTTATTCACCACAACATTGCTAAGGAGTTAATATTTACATCTAGAATCATTAGTGGGAAAGAAGCTAAAGAATTAG GAGTGGTGAACCATGCAGTTCCACAAAATAGTAGTAACAATGCGGCATATGAGAAAGCGCTTGGTTTAGCTCgtgaaatcaatttaaatgcACCAATAGCATTGAGGTGTGCAAAGCAAGCTATCAATGAGGGTGTACAGCTGAGCATCAAAGAGGGCTATGAGGTGGAACAAAAATGTTATGAACTCAACATTCCTACTAAAGACAGGATTGAAGGAATGGTGTCATTTATTGAGAAGAGGAAACCAAAGTACATGGGACATTGA